The Colias croceus chromosome 21, ilColCroc2.1 genome window below encodes:
- the LOC123701560 gene encoding DNA topoisomerase 3-beta-1-like, whose translation MTACLYCEPAFTALVLSSRGVSGRAHAPARRAHRHDRVPVLRAGVHRAGTVPSLARHVEYRAERTRLPAALTDMTACLYCEPAFTALVEKHRAVTSRGGGARGRGGRARNNKHRNKQPKDKMAQLAAYFV comes from the exons ATGACCGCGTGCCTGTACTGCGAGCCGGCGTTCACCGCGCTGGTACT CTCGTCACGTGGAGTATCGGGCCGAGCGCACGCGCCTGCCCGCCGCGCTCACCGACATGACCGCGTGCCTGTACTGCGAGCCGGCGTTCACCGCGCTGGTACTGTGCCCTCACTAGCTCGTCACGTGGAGTATCGGGCCGAGCGCACGCGCCTGCCCGCCGCGCTCACCGACATGACCGCGTGCCTGTACTGCGAGCCGGCGTTCACCGCGCTG GTGGAGAAGCACCGTGCGGTGACGTCACGCGGTGGGGGGGCGCGCGGGCGGGGAGGGAGGGCGCGAAACAACAAACACCGCAACAAGCAGCCCAAGGACAAGATGGCGCAACTCGCTGCGTACTTCGTgtga
- the LOC123701427 gene encoding uncharacterized protein LOC123701427, protein MADGAGAVAGAGECAARGAALERAYVHDVYEQAGEDDAPSAPAPAVRAFLSDLDPGSLVCDVGCGNGKYLSVNPSVFAVGGDRCSRLSAQAHQNNNEVVVCDNLSLPFRDESFDAVLSIAVVHHFATVERRAMALRELARITRIGGRLLLTVWAMEHEGRNFHSQDVLIPWHRPVTLCPPPPGPRFLSVENEQTAEPWKSRDGSPGSSSLSSPNETCYSFVRRALQRLAGRRSFLPSWNLGTRVNTRPCPRGQPEPPAADLPIELRRLDEVLPPRLIAQPSDSTTLKSRSLTDIADIERHAMVRSRSSLPSLGAEEREPPPSEPPPVETTERKKPKLVKQKKSINEDDAEEDLDKPTDMKSLVEEMPNFKVHTYKMQSRKPGVFKQTSLNEELMSAERLREKERLRKNIQKQASLNEEYLYRRPGTLDSIRDSIFSTSATTAKKFQSLKNGLTNKFKTSTTNIDKVTVFVRMLQGWKNHGPVPEVPTPSDNNTTNEKSCPERRHSREDGSDSSKDSSLQSDTSVDSEDSFASVIYVPKADGSGDPLSPTPLSPGPTSPRLKVSSVPTSPRMKSSPGLPSPRIKQAFPLIRPPSSPNAVQAAANFNKILVAQYSLKNYSTTNNVPVVPLKPQSKSQPNSPPKPEEQVKMIIPPIENLPIINKTKPIPVPEILEEIDTISPIQEEEETSTDVTNELIAEINKDIEEIHKLTLETNDLEPRILQDTKPYPKITLQTVAELPEIPQFKPKESNKSPVSDNLDSRLADKRRKERIRQIKEMLNKGIPSINTSRRPPFPIVRTTGKSEPIAKTHPKLMSLELFNPAIDDMDSDSSGVSSPDSVDSVISVVPEELRKTAVEKDLSASELQTKKEETTTEEKTPLILNTPQNLIEAVAEVAQTLDETCETVIQSSPRSKRKNLDKIESSEAMAIVQGASSSSSSSNWSLNKLSPGDLRILEDKSRSQSHTSSSGSSSSLERLSPGRRSKDRSPKQGSTSNSTWSLNRLSPNRPEGRSLDENYTKNHRSPTRLPYDSISISSTDSEKSISKSESFNRIQANEPLVTCKSDMIAKDEEWVDQNRGQHLTEFAEKLSEKLLQEIDQYSKRINEEDFDLPSSSSSEKSISLRLKREEEDRNTQKILDELSDSLQHLEDPYLTKGGNDGNNFGKFSDKTKYVTCLQDSQEMDINKLFPKCSTKTKTKKRSKDVDPIINKYRELKKTMKVTSEEDIFLNNCANIQYNVKTITDDKTPELTDIKNPDEDSAISSSNGNPEITIDSGAYDTSQSLETGYSLESEISVDSLCTSTDKRSSLKVGQSTDSSDLDKMEISPESMTSRSSTSTAPLKSGFSIESSDTSAGSDWSRRDKTGSTASLGCASLASLPSCSECSKDRKFLETRSSSEDTATMPVAPPRLPHAPLLPSLSDGSDSLPSEGGAVTYHRYYHVFKKGELDQLIEKYVESLHVVSSYYDQASWCVIAEKVQVWTI, encoded by the exons ATGGCAGATGGCGCGGGCGCGGTGGCGGGCGCAGGCGAGTGCGCGGCGCGCGGCGCGGCGCTCGAGCGCGCCTACGTGCACGACGTGTACGAGCAGGCGGGCGAGGACGACGCGCCCAGCGCGCCGGCGCCCGCCGTGCGCGCCTTCCTCTCCGACCTGGACCCGGGCAGCCTCGTGTGCGACGTCG GGTGCGGAAATGGAAAATACTTGAGTGTGAATCCTTCCGTGTTCGCGGTCGGCGGCGACAGGTGCTCGAGGCTATCAGCGCAAGCCCACCAGAACAATAATGAG GTGGTCGTATGCGACAACCTCAGCCTCCCGTTCCGCGACGAGTCGTTCGACGCAGTGCTCTCTATCGCGGTGGTGCACCACTTCGCGACGGTGGAGCGCCGCGCGATGGCGCTGCGGGAGCTCGCGCGGATCACGCGGATCGGCGGCCGGCTGCTGCTCACCGTGTGGGCCATGGAACATGAGGGACGGAACTTTCATTCGCAG gaCGTCCTGATTCCATGGCACAGACCAGTGACGCTCTGTCCGCCTCCGCCTGGTCCGCGATTCCTGTCTGTTGAAAATGAGCA GACAGCGGAACCATGGAAAAGCCGGGATGGCTCACCAGGATCGTCGTCCTTGTCTTCACCAAATGAAACGTGCTATTCATTTGTAAGACGAGCGTTACAGCGGTTAGCTGGCCGGCGATCCTTCCTGCCTTCGTGGAACCTAGGGACTAGGGTTAACACTAGACCGTGTCCTCGCGGTCAACCAGAACCACCAGCAGCAGATCTTCCAATCGAATTACGAAGATTAGACGAAGTTCTACCTCCTAGATTAATTGCACAACCATCTGACTCAACCACTTTAAAATCAAGAAGTCTCACGGACATTGCTGACATAGAACGTCACGCGATGGTGCGATCGAGGTCCAGTTTACCCAGTCTTGGTGCTGAAGAACGCGAACCACCGCCTTCCGAACCTCCACCCGTTGAAACTACGGAACGTAAGAAACCCAAATTAGTTAAACAAAAGAAATCTATTAACGAAGATGACGCGGAAGAAGATCTCGATAAACCTACTGACATGAAAAGTCTAGTCGAAGAAATGCCCAATTTTAAGGttcatacatataaaatgCAATCAAGAAAGCCTGGggtatttaaacaaacttcgTTAAACGAGGAACTCATGTCAGCAGAAAGGTTAAGAGAAAAGGAGcgattaagaaaaaatatacaaaaacaagCGTCCCTCAATGAAGAGTATTTATATAGACGACCAGGAACTCTCGATTCAATACGTGACTCGATTTTCTCAACATCGGCTACAACTGCTAAAAAATTTCAGTCCCTAAAAAACGGCCTCACAAACAAGTTCAAAACTTCCACAACGAATATAGATAAGGTTACGGTATTTGTACGAATGCTGCAAGGTTGGAAAAATCATGGTCCTGTACCGGAAGTTCCTACACCAAGTGACAATAATACAACTAATGAAAAAAGCTGTCCTGAGCGACGACATTCTAGAGAAGATGGTTCCGATTCATCTAAAGATAGTAGTTTACAAAGTGATACTAGTGTCGATTCGGAAGACAGTTTCGCTTCAGtaatatatgtacctaaaGCGGACGGCAGTGGTGATCCTTTATCGCCGACTCCATTATCACCAGGTCCTACTTCCCCTCGATTAAAAGTATCATCGGTACCTACTTCACCACGTATGAAAAGCTCACCAGGATTACCATCTCCAAGAATAAAGCAAGCATTTCCACTGATTCGACCACCATCTTCACCCAATGCAGTACAAGCTGCTGcgaattttaacaaaatactcGTCGCACAATACAGTCTTAAAAACTATTCCACAACAAATAACGTCCCTGTTGTACCTTTAAAGCCTCAATCAAAGAGTCAACCTAATTCTCCGCCAAAGCCTGAAGAACAAGTGAAAATGATAATACCTCCAATTGAAAACCTGcctattataaacaaaactaaaCCCATTCCTGTTCCTGAAATATTGGAAGAAATTGACACAATATCACCTATacaagaagaagaagaaactTCAACGGACGTTACAAATGAGCTTATTGCAGAAATAAACAAAGACATTGAAGAAATTCATAAGCTCACATTGGAAACTAATGATTTAGAACCTCGAATACTTCAAGACACGAAGCCGTATCCAAAAATAACACTTCAAACTGTGGCTGAATTACCAGAAATACCTCAATTCAAGCCTAAAGAAAGCAACAAATCCCCTGTCTCGGATAATTTAGATTCTAGATTGGCGGACAAAAGACGAAAAGAAAGAATACgacaaataaaagaaatgtTGAATAAAGGAATTCcttcaataaatacaagtCGTCGACCACCGTTTCCCATTGTTCGTACAACAGGCAAATCTGAACCCATTGCTAAAACCCATCCAAAGCTCATGTCATTGGAACTATTCAACCCAGCTATAGACGATATGGATAGTGACTCTAGTGGAGTTTCTTCACCGGATTCTGTCGATAGCGTGATAAGCGTAGTGCCAGAGGAATTACGCAAGACTGCAGTTGAAAAag atttGTCAGCATCTGAATTGCAAACCAAGAAGGAGGAAACTACTACTGAAGAAAAAACGCCTTTGATATTAAATACTCCGCAAAACCTCATAGAAGCAGTTGCGGAAGTTGCACAAACACTTGATGAAACATGTGAAACTGTTATACAGTCAAGTCCAAGATCcaaaaggaaaaatttagataaaattgaaaGCTCAGAGGCCATGGCAATTGTACAAGGAGCTTCTAGTAGCAGTAGCAGCAGTAACTGGAGCCTTAATAAGCTTTCGCCTGGTGATTTAAGAATATTGGAGGATAAATCGAGGTCCCAGTCTCATACGAGTTCAAGTGGAAGTTCTTCGAGCTTAGAACGTCTGTCCCCAGGACGACGATCTAAGGACAGGTCCCCGAAACAAGGAAGTACCAGCAACTCAACATGGAGCTTAAATAGGTTGTCACCAAACCGACCAGAAGGACGTTCTTTAGATGAAAACTATACCAAAAATCATCGAAGTCCGACACGCTTACCGTACGATTCTATCTCAATATCAAGTACAGACTCGGAGAAATCAATTTCGAAATCTGAAAGTTTCAACCGAATCCAAGCGAATGAACCTCTAGTAACGTGTAAATCAGATATGATTGCAAAGGACGAAGAATGGGTTGATCAAAATCGTGGTCAACATCTTACAGAGTTTGCTGAAAAATTGAGCGAAAAGTTACTGCAAGAAATAGACCAATATTCCAAACGAATAAACGAAGAAGACTTCGATCTTCCAAGTAGCAGTAGTAGTGAAAAGAGTATTTCACTGCGATTGAAGCGAGAAGAAGAGGACagaaatacacaaaaaatattagatgAACTATCTGATAGTCTGCAACACCTCGAGGACCCATACTTAACCAAAGGCGGAAATGATGGAAATAATTTCGGTAAATTTAGCGACAAAACAAAATACGTGACGTGCCTACAAGACTCTCAAGAAatggatataaataaattatttcctaAGTGCAGCACTAAGACAAAGACCAAGAAAAGATCAAAAGACGTCGATccgattattaataaatacaggGAACTCAAGAAAACTATGAAAGTAACTAGCGAAGaagatattttcttaaataattgtgCCAATATTCAATATAACGTAAAGACAATTACAGATGATAAGACGCCCGAATTGACGGATATAAAAAACCCAGATGAAGACAGTGCAATATCATCGAGTAACGGAAATCCAGAAATAACGATCGATTCGGGCGCGTATGATACAAGTCAATCTCTCGAAACTGGATATTCATTAGAGTCAGAAATAAGTGTAGACTCATTATGTACAAGCACGGATAAACGATCATCATTAAAAGTAGGACAATCTACTGACTCAAGCGATTTGGACAAAATGGAGATTAGTCCGGAATCGATGACTTCCCGTTCCAGCACGAGCACGGCGCCATTAAAATCAGGGTTTTCAATAGAATCCAGCGACACATCTGCTGGAAGCGACTGGAGTCGAAGAGATAAAACGGGAAGTACTGCGTCTCTGGGGTGTGCGAGTTTGGCATCGTTGCCTTCGTGCAGTGAATGTTCTAAAGACAGAAAATTCCTGGAAACGCGATCTTCGTCAGAAGACACTGCAACCATGCCTGTCGCACCACCCCGGCTACCCCACGCACCGCTGCTGCCTTCACTGAGCGACGGGTCGGACAGCCTGCCCTCAGAAGGAGGAGCGGTGACCTACCATCGTTACTACCACGTATTCAAGAAGGGAGAACTCGATCAGTTAATCGAGAAGTATGTGGAGAGCCTACACGTGGTATCCTCGTACTACGATCAAGCGAGTTGGTGCGTTATAGCTGAAAAAGTTCAAGTGTGGACTATTTAA